A stretch of Paludisphaera borealis DNA encodes these proteins:
- a CDS encoding zinc-ribbon domain-containing protein, with amino-acid sequence MLQLVFPGSIMNHNRKRREAVDRERRRHEAALRDAVLVDPTALDPCNSPVSPDFARRGYYLDVPFNCASCGSEEVWTASQQKWWYEVAKGSLYSGAKLCRTCRRDARSHKGKAHPLQNARRWLGLIRNDLEPALRAAAWHPVIGAGQLYPDALSYNRGDVLVRFPLGGLPLSHRPDPRTRQRPRRPVPDARPSRMRHIPHDAWGTATALRRLPDSRPARVGVGSEAMTHRAPFFRNPIRNPPRLPLID; translated from the coding sequence ATGCTGCAATTGGTTTTTCCGGGATCGATCATGAACCACAACCGCAAGCGGCGCGAGGCGGTGGACCGGGAACGGCGACGCCACGAAGCCGCACTGCGGGACGCCGTCCTGGTCGATCCCACGGCCCTCGACCCGTGCAACAGCCCCGTCTCGCCCGACTTCGCCAGGCGCGGCTATTACCTCGACGTCCCCTTCAACTGCGCCTCGTGCGGGTCGGAGGAAGTCTGGACGGCCTCGCAGCAGAAGTGGTGGTACGAGGTGGCGAAGGGCTCGCTCTACTCGGGGGCCAAGCTCTGCCGGACGTGTCGGCGAGACGCCCGGTCGCACAAGGGGAAGGCCCACCCGCTACAGAACGCCAGGCGCTGGCTCGGCCTCATCCGAAACGACCTCGAACCGGCCCTGCGCGCCGCCGCCTGGCATCCCGTGATCGGCGCGGGGCAGTTGTATCCGGACGCCTTGAGCTACAATCGAGGCGACGTCCTCGTGAGGTTCCCGTTGGGGGGCTTACCCCTATCACACCGCCCTGATCCTCGAACACGGCAACGCCCGCGACGCCCAGTTCCGGACGCTCGTCCAAGTCGAATGCGACACATACCGCATGACGCATGGGGAACTGCAACGGCGCTTCGACGGCTTCCTGACAGCCGCCCGGCACGAGTTGGGGTTGGGAGCGAAGCCATGACACATCGAGCCCCATTTTTCAGAAACCCGATTCGTAACCCTCCGCGGCTTCCATTGATCGATTAG